The following proteins are encoded in a genomic region of Oncorhynchus kisutch isolate 150728-3 linkage group LG18, Okis_V2, whole genome shotgun sequence:
- the LOC109909664 gene encoding lipase member H: MLLWQLLGLVGSLMLCKGQKNGVGELCDDFTDLDFHECFLGTTLNVKLLLYTKSNLRCGREVNHHHLSYQPLFNFSLPTAFVIHGYRPTGAPPVWVDHIVQLLSEQEDMNILVVDWNRGAANLNYFTAVANTRQAANNLTGFILSMQEEGAPLSSIHLIGVSLGAHLAGFVGANLKGKIGRITGLDPAGPMFTGATAEERLDPSDAMFVDVLHTDMNSFGLRGQHGHIDYYANGGSDQPGCPKTIFSGKSYFVCDHQRSVFLYLCALNRTCSLTGYPCSSYSDFLDGRCLQCEAFKPAPCPMLGYDISRWRDTLLRLGQTKAYFTTTATLPYQKTSYRVDMVTWNQYLRWGVVILRLHSGRNFSEARIDRKRFKFEQYTSTRLLVQFDEDLQPVQKISLRIASGNMIGPRYKIRLLHIRLTPLEQPDSPLMCRYDIIMEENIEVAFRPLPCDPRL; the protein is encoded by the exons gCCAGAAGAATGGTGTAGGTGAACTGTGTGATGACTTTACAGACCTGGACTTCCATGAGTGCTTCCTTGGGACCACCCTGAATGTTAAGCTGCTGCTCTACACCAa GTCTAACCTGCGCTGTGGCAGAGAGGTGAACCACCACCACCTGTCCTACCAGCCACTCTTCAACTTCTCCCTGCCCACGGCCTTCGTCATCCATGGCTACCGGCCCACTGGGGCCCCTCCGGTCTGGGTGGATCACATCGTCCAGCTGCTGTCTGAGCAGGAGGACATGAACATCCTGGTGGTGGACTGGAACAGAGGAGCTGCTAACCTTAACTACTTCACTGCTGTGGCCAACACCCGACAGGCTGCCAACAACCTCACCGGCTTCATACTCagcatgcag gaggagGGAGCGCCTCTGAGTTCAATCCACCTGATCGGGGTGAGTCTAGGAGCTCACCTAGCTGGGTTTGTAGGAGCAAACCTGAAGGGCAAGATTGGCCGCATTACag GTCTGGACCCAGCAGGGCCCATGTTCACTGGAGCGACTGCTGAGGAGAGACTAGACCCTTCAGATGCCATGTTTGTAGACGTACTACACACTGACATGAACT CGTTTGGTCTCAGAGGTCAACATGGCCATATTGACTACTATGCCAACGGAGGATCTGATCAGCCAGGCTGCCCCAAGACCATCTTCTCAG GGAAGTCATATTTCGTGTGTGACCACCAGCGCTCTGTGTTCCTGTACCTGTGTGCTCTCAACCGGACCTGCAGCCTCACAGGCTACCCTTGCTCCTCCTACAGCGACTTCCTGGATGGGCGGTGTCTGCAGTGTGAAGCCTTTAAGCCCGCCCCCTGTCCCATGCTAG GTTACGACATCAGCAGGTGGAGGGATACTCTGTTGCGATTGGGTCAGACCAAGGCCTATTTCACCACCACTGCCACATTACCTTATCAAA agaccaGCTACAGGGTGGACATGGTGACATGGAACCAGTACCTGCGCTGGGGAGTCGTCATCCTCAGACTACACAGTGGCAGGAACTTCAGTGAGGCACGCATAGACCG TAAGCGGTTCAAGTTTGAGCAGTACACCTCCACCCGTCTGTTGGTCCAGTTTGATGAGGACCTGCAGCCCGTCCAGAAGATATCCCTCCGCATCGCAAGCGGCAATATGATAGGCCCTCGCTACAAAATCAGACTACTCCACATCCGCCTCACCCCCCTGGAGCAACCCGACAG CCCGCTGATGTGTCGCTATGACATCATCATGGAGGAGAATATTGAGGTGGCGTTCCGCCCGTTGCCCTGCGACCCTCGCCTCTGA
- the LOC109909901 gene encoding BCLAF1 and THRAP3 family member 3 — protein MSRPRSPHYSHRGSPRRQDARRFPWDDPDFDPQQVLADLGRLPWEENRNPGESHEDQWVRFMDQIHPDGHRRPMPRGSLRPKGHRRPISPGLHRPNQHLPPEDFHHCRTPPPPHELGYAERRRLSPHDGGGGGRGRVKEEFQRCEGKLPPSPQRLPRERLPSLAPQHTHYSPSHHQRAPSAGWRRKEGDQSQGRSRDRSPRERVQGGGKWERRGEGGDSPGSYRDRKRDDMQREWSTISDRNRRETVEPVNPGYGRETEFREHRPSLERPREGYGGGRTLGRSGPLGGHNGRGPAALIGEHEHGIMNSGGPEPYHNPDRSHSHDRFSHHHNRVGASEERFRKSGSRSNTREEARRQPAHERRGPIRESKRGPVHEDGRGPIHESKRSPNRQGRARPIGFQDRGCPTDPKARNSTFCGAREAPARGGKRQMGPSRNQPQPFLQGQQGYQPRGANSQHSPPEHQRYQPRGDDWDMEPREEESGWAEESDMEPRWEQDRGQGPRGGRQPARCRMGPRKPQLRDLNPNWNQQQNDMAMPRIGAGKEETLTIKVDMKRTMGQNSQLCYSSDRQLSLDLVNVGRQRLDFLPMLEHSGTYRESTMHSGTFAQEIITLVHQVKEHYFRGDSVKLTERFCGAQDGLPEEEQEEEKPTLNRRFNMSLSEPDMEHLFSKVGRMQKQQQAVSDPGDLRHDLERRRQERLEGVKVTIPGGRLSQRPLVAGSDHHEEYGSGEEEVQEEEDGFSSGWPGLPQRGGRWPGEMRRGGIVRQTMGGQRRNNRSPNLPGNHLGPIRQQNRNINGANW, from the exons ATGTCAAGGCCACGATCGCCACATTATTCTCACAG aGGCAGTCCACGGAGGCAAGATGCCCGGAGGTTCCCCTGGGACGACCCAGACTTCGACCCCCAGCAGGTTCTGGCTGACCTGGGCAGGCTGCCCTGGGAAGAGAACCGCAACCCTGGGGAGTCTCACGAGGACCAGTGGGTCCGCTTCATGGACCAGATCCACCCAGATGGCCACAGAAGACCTATGCCTAGAGGGAGCCTTCGGCCAAAGGGCCACAGAAGACCTATTTCCCCAGGTCTCCACAGGCCTAACCAACACCTCCCCCCAGAGGACTTCCACCATTGCAGGACCCCACCGCCCCCCCACGAGCTGGGCTACGCAGAGCGCAGGAGGCTCTCCCCCCatgatggaggagggggtggcAGAGGAAGAGTGAAAGAAGAATTCCAAAGATGCGAAGGAAAGCTGCCCCCCTCCCCGCAGAGGCTACCCAGAGAGAGGCTGCCATCACTGGCCCCGCAGCACACTCACTACAGTCCTAGCCACCACCAGAGAGCGCCCTCTGCAGGttggaggagaaaagagggggacCAGAGCCAGGGGAGGTCCAGGGACCGCAGCCCTAGGGAGAGGGTTCAGGGCGGGGggaagtgggagaggaggggtgagggtggAGATTCTCCCGGTTCCtatagagacaggaagagagacgaCATGCAAAGAGAGTGGAGCACCATCTCTGACCGGAACCGGAGGGAAACTGTTGAACCGGTGAATCCTGG GTacgggagggagacagagtttaGGGAGCACCGCCCCTCGTTGGAGAGGCCCCGGGAAgggtatggaggagggaggacacTGGGGCGCAGTGGCCCCCTAGGGGGCCACAATGGCCGGGGGCCTGCAGCCCTCATCGGGGAGCATGAACATGGTATTATGAACAGCGGAGGGCCAGAACCGTACCACAACCCCGACCGGAGCCACAGCCACGACCGATTCAGTCATCATCACAACCGGGTCGGAGCCTCTGAGGAGCGGTTCAGGAAGTCAGGCAGCAGGTCCAATACTAGAGAGGAGGCCAGGCGCCAGCCTGCACATGAGAGGAGGGGGCCTATACGTGAGTCCAAAAGGGGCCCTGTCCATGAAGATGGGAGGGGGCCTATACATGAGTCCAAAAGAAGCCCTAACCGTCAGGGGAGAGCCAGGCCTATAGGCTTCCAGGATAGAGGTTGTCCCACGGATCCCAAGGCCAGAAACAGTACATTCTGTGGGGCAAGGGAGGCCCCAGCCCGGGGTGGCAAGAGACAGATGGGGCCCTCCAGGAACCAACCCCAGCCTTTCCTCCAGGGACAGCAGGGGTACCAACCACGGGGTGCCAACTCCCAGCACTCCCCTCCGGAGCACCAGAGGTACCAACCCAGGGGAGATGACTGGGACATGGAGCCCAGAGAGGAGGAGTCCGGCTGGGCAGAAGAGAGCGACATGGAGCCCCGCTGGGAGCAGGACCGGGGACAAGGGCCACGAGGAGGCCGGCAACCGGCACGGTGCAGGATGGGACCCAGGAAACCTCAGCTTAGAGATCTCAACCCCAACTGGAACCAGCAGCAGAACGACATGGCAATGCCTCGCATAGGCGCCGGCAAGGAGGAGACACTCACCATCAAAGTGGACATGAAGCGCACCATGGGCCAGAACAG CCAGCTGTGCTACTCTTCAGACCGCCAGCTGTCGTTGGATCTGGTCAATGTGGGCCGCCAGCGCCTGGACTTCCTTCCCATGCTAGAGCATTCTGGGACTTACCGGGAGTCCACAATGCACTCTGGGACTTTTGCCCAGGAGATCATCACCCTGGTGCACCAGGTCAAAG agCATTACTTTAGGGGTGATAGTGTAAAGCTGACCGAGCGTTTCTGTGGCGCCCAAGATGGTCTGcctgaggaggagcaggaggaagagaaGCCTACTCTGAACAG gcGGTTCAACATGAGTCTGTCAGAGCCAGACATGGAACATCTCTTCTCCAAAGTTGGCCGCATGCAG AAGCAGCAGCAGGCGGTGAGTGACCCAGGAGACCTGAGACATgacctggagaggaggagacaggagaggctGGAAGGGGTGAAGGTCACCATCCCTGGAGGCAGGCTCTCACAGCGCCCCCTGGTTGCTGGGAG tgaccatcATGAGGAGTATGGTAGTGGGGAAGAGGAGGTTCAGGAGGAAGAGGATGGCTTCTCTTCAGGCTGGCCAGGCCTaccacagagaggagggaggtggccCGGAGAGATG aggagaggaggcataGTTAGACAAACCATGGGCGGCCAGCGGCGGAACAACCGGTCTCCTAATCTCCCCGGCAACCATCTGGGACCAATAAGGCAACAGAACCGCAATATTAACG GTGCCAACTGGTGA